Proteins encoded in a region of the Isosphaeraceae bacterium EP7 genome:
- a CDS encoding serine/threonine-protein kinase: protein MDFLQAIGQSLLDTWAGKPGGRLVEDLPRVAQGTMELWRGALADPDRRRAEVADLAASPRDEVRQRVASVIDRIAPDESPEMKGNLRAYLEHVPDAIRRSMRGPTPHSGTMAQAGVLSLDKAEELLPFLPTALPRFRAGERPLPGVDWELVELLGTGGFGEVWKAKNPHFDGVPPVALKFCLDRDMKDTILRHEAAILNEVMRHGRHPGVVTLQHTYLGAEYPCLEYEYIDGGDLFAMARRWDRTKPESVLKRATEVVSRLARILGTAHRLSPPIVHRDLKPSNILVRRRDDGRHELKVADFGIGALVANKALARETGKDGANQFLVTAIRGAHTPLYSSPQQKRGDDADPRDDVYSLGIMWHQLLTGDMTRGQPGGSRWTVKLALRGVPTAMIELLASCFEDDPADRPFDAADLGEKLDAIRSSIGSASISASIPAPPIPKRRPATQAKAQAPPPRNPSPSPSPVAARSGINWSDPTSVAALSAGHSAIRKFEGHTAPVLAVRASRKGSRILSCGGDRTATLWEVETGKPVRIYLGHESWSGGLSMSLDGRRMLFALNEGLALWDLKEGVVASKFSGRTGPIDALVLTPDGSRGISAGADGVIRVWDVATGTESYQIVAEDLEVRCLATSPDGRKLAAGGADGTIRVYSLREGKERRRYAGHSSAVLALAFSEDGRRLASGDHSGRLRIWHLDTARGPKGYEGHSSAIRCVAFAPGDRSIMAGGADGLILGWNLQDEAEPDSFIGHSGPVRCLGFTPDGRFAFSGGDDRSVRLWQLRA, encoded by the coding sequence ATGGATTTCCTCCAGGCGATCGGGCAATCGCTGCTTGACACGTGGGCGGGCAAGCCGGGAGGCCGCCTGGTCGAGGACTTGCCGCGCGTGGCGCAGGGGACCATGGAACTCTGGAGGGGTGCCCTGGCCGACCCCGACCGGCGCCGCGCCGAGGTCGCCGACCTGGCCGCGTCGCCGCGCGACGAGGTCCGGCAGCGGGTCGCCTCGGTCATCGACCGGATCGCCCCCGACGAGTCTCCCGAGATGAAGGGGAACTTGCGGGCCTATCTGGAGCACGTCCCCGACGCGATCCGGCGGTCGATGCGAGGCCCGACCCCGCATTCCGGCACGATGGCGCAGGCGGGCGTCCTTTCGCTGGACAAGGCCGAGGAGCTGCTCCCCTTCCTGCCCACCGCCCTGCCCCGCTTCAGGGCCGGCGAACGCCCGCTGCCGGGCGTCGACTGGGAGCTGGTCGAGCTGCTGGGCACCGGCGGTTTCGGCGAGGTCTGGAAGGCGAAGAACCCGCACTTCGACGGGGTCCCCCCCGTCGCACTCAAGTTCTGCCTCGACCGCGACATGAAGGACACGATTCTGAGGCATGAGGCCGCCATTCTCAACGAGGTGATGCGCCACGGCCGGCACCCCGGAGTGGTCACGCTCCAGCACACCTATCTCGGCGCCGAGTATCCGTGCCTGGAATATGAGTACATCGACGGCGGCGACCTCTTCGCCATGGCCCGTCGGTGGGACAGGACCAAGCCCGAGTCGGTCCTGAAGCGGGCCACCGAGGTCGTCAGCCGCCTGGCCAGGATCCTCGGCACCGCGCACCGGCTCTCGCCCCCCATCGTGCATCGCGACCTGAAGCCGTCGAACATCCTGGTCCGCCGCCGCGACGACGGACGGCACGAGCTGAAGGTGGCCGACTTCGGCATCGGGGCGTTGGTGGCCAACAAGGCGCTGGCCCGCGAGACCGGTAAGGACGGGGCCAACCAGTTCCTGGTCACGGCGATCCGGGGTGCGCACACGCCGCTCTACTCGTCGCCGCAGCAGAAGCGGGGGGACGACGCCGACCCGCGCGACGACGTCTACTCGCTCGGGATCATGTGGCATCAGCTCCTCACCGGCGACATGACCCGGGGCCAGCCCGGCGGCTCGCGCTGGACGGTCAAGCTGGCCCTGCGCGGGGTGCCCACGGCCATGATCGAGCTGCTGGCGTCCTGCTTCGAGGACGACCCGGCCGACCGGCCGTTCGACGCCGCCGACCTGGGCGAGAAGCTCGACGCGATCCGATCGAGCATCGGCTCGGCGAGCATCTCGGCCTCGATCCCCGCCCCCCCGATCCCGAAGAGGCGGCCCGCGACGCAGGCAAAGGCACAGGCACCTCCCCCGCGCAACCCGAGCCCGAGCCCGTCCCCGGTCGCGGCGAGGAGCGGCATCAACTGGTCTGACCCGACCTCGGTGGCCGCGCTGTCGGCCGGCCATTCCGCAATCCGCAAGTTCGAGGGCCACACCGCGCCGGTGCTCGCGGTCCGCGCCTCGCGCAAGGGCTCGCGGATCCTCTCCTGCGGCGGCGACCGGACGGCGACGCTCTGGGAGGTCGAGACGGGCAAGCCCGTCCGCATCTACCTGGGGCACGAGTCGTGGTCGGGCGGCCTGTCGATGAGCCTCGACGGCCGTCGGATGCTCTTCGCCCTGAATGAAGGCCTGGCGCTCTGGGACCTGAAGGAAGGGGTCGTCGCCTCGAAGTTCAGCGGCCGGACGGGGCCCATCGACGCGTTGGTCCTGACCCCCGACGGGTCCCGAGGCATCTCCGCGGGGGCCGACGGAGTCATCCGGGTCTGGGACGTCGCGACCGGCACGGAGTCGTACCAGATCGTGGCCGAAGATCTGGAAGTCCGCTGCCTGGCGACCTCGCCCGACGGCCGGAAACTGGCCGCGGGAGGGGCCGACGGCACGATCCGGGTCTACAGCCTGCGCGAAGGCAAGGAGCGGAGGCGGTACGCGGGCCACTCCTCCGCCGTGCTCGCCCTGGCCTTCTCCGAAGACGGCCGCCGCCTCGCCTCCGGCGATCACTCCGGCCGCCTGCGCATCTGGCACCTGGACACCGCACGCGGCCCCAAAGGCTACGAAGGCCATTCCTCCGCGATCCGATGCGTCGCGTTCGCCCCCGGCGATCGGTCCATCATGGCCGGCGGCGCCGATGGCCTGATCCTGGGCTGGAATCTCCAGGACGAGGCCGAGCCCGACTCCTTCATCGGTCATTCCGGCCCGGTCCGCTGCCTGGGCTTCACCCCCGACGGCCGCTTCGCCTTCTCCGGAGGCGACGACCGATCCGTCCGCCTCTGGCAGCTCCGGGCCTGA
- a CDS encoding MFS transporter has protein sequence MITLALLLAMAVTALEQTVVSTAMPSIISSLNGLEIYPWVFSAYLLAATVSTPLYGKLADLLGRKRVLLFGLFLFSLGSILSGLSRSMPELIVMRIVQGLGAGAVAPVVLTMLGDLFSMQERARVQGLFSAVWGVSSLAGPTLGGYLTDSMSWRAVFFVSVPFAAVAIWILMAYVRETLGHREVLPIDWPGAALLAGGSTLLLLGLLHGGSGGWTRTAGLIGLSLAFLVAFIRRELVAEDPILPMDLMTTPTILAANVGSFVIGGLLFGLDTYIPLYVQGVRGGTASDAGLMVTPLFLSWSISVAVAARVAVRFGFRATALVGSVLITLGMFAIAAGAQWPAWSKASFLGGMFIIGLGMGPTSLSYILGVQNVVPWGRRGVATGGVLFFRTVGGALSVAVLGASLGAGLTSRLAAGKAVGIDVSKALRPETHSLLPPDQLLAVQDALGQSLTMVFLEMCGLALLALVCSSRLIRGIGADPVTTDGHQPGAESAMVLME, from the coding sequence ATGATCACCCTGGCGCTTTTGTTGGCCATGGCGGTGACGGCGCTCGAGCAGACGGTCGTCTCGACGGCCATGCCCAGCATCATCTCCAGCCTGAACGGGCTGGAAATCTACCCCTGGGTTTTCTCCGCCTACCTGCTGGCCGCCACCGTCAGCACGCCCCTTTATGGCAAGCTGGCCGACCTGCTCGGCCGTAAGCGGGTGCTGCTCTTCGGGCTCTTCCTCTTCAGCCTGGGGTCGATCCTCTCGGGCCTGTCCCGGAGCATGCCCGAGCTGATCGTCATGCGCATCGTCCAGGGGCTTGGCGCCGGCGCCGTCGCCCCGGTGGTGCTGACGATGCTGGGCGACCTGTTCAGCATGCAGGAGCGGGCCCGGGTGCAGGGTCTCTTCAGCGCCGTCTGGGGCGTCTCCAGCCTGGCCGGCCCGACCCTGGGTGGCTACCTCACCGACTCGATGTCGTGGCGGGCCGTCTTCTTCGTCAGCGTCCCGTTCGCCGCCGTGGCCATCTGGATCCTGATGGCCTACGTGCGCGAGACCCTCGGCCATCGCGAGGTCCTGCCGATCGACTGGCCGGGCGCCGCGTTGCTGGCCGGCGGCTCGACCTTGCTGCTGCTGGGCCTGCTCCACGGCGGGAGCGGCGGCTGGACACGCACGGCGGGCCTGATCGGGCTCTCCCTGGCCTTCCTCGTCGCCTTCATCAGGCGTGAACTGGTTGCCGAAGACCCGATCTTGCCGATGGATCTGATGACCACGCCGACGATCCTGGCCGCCAACGTCGGCAGCTTCGTCATCGGCGGGCTGCTGTTCGGGCTCGACACATACATCCCGCTGTATGTCCAGGGGGTGCGCGGGGGGACGGCCTCCGACGCGGGCCTGATGGTCACGCCGCTGTTCCTCTCCTGGTCGATCAGCGTGGCGGTCGCGGCCAGGGTCGCGGTGCGATTCGGCTTCCGGGCGACGGCCCTGGTCGGCTCGGTCCTGATCACCCTGGGGATGTTCGCGATCGCCGCGGGGGCGCAATGGCCGGCCTGGTCGAAGGCGTCGTTCCTCGGCGGGATGTTCATCATCGGGCTGGGGATGGGGCCGACCTCGCTGAGCTACATCCTGGGCGTGCAGAACGTCGTGCCCTGGGGAAGACGGGGGGTGGCCACCGGCGGCGTGCTCTTCTTCAGGACCGTCGGCGGCGCCCTGAGCGTGGCCGTGCTTGGTGCCTCCCTGGGCGCCGGCTTGACGAGCCGGCTGGCCGCCGGGAAGGCCGTCGGCATCGACGTCTCCAAGGCCCTCAGGCCCGAGACCCACTCCTTGCTCCCTCCCGACCAGTTGCTGGCGGTGCAGGACGCCCTCGGTCAGTCGCTGACGATGGTCTTCCTGGAAATGTGCGGCCTGGCCCTGCTGGCGCTCGTCTGCTCCAGCCGCCTGATCCGGGGCATCGGCGCCGACCCCGTCACGACCGACGGGCACCAGCCCGGCGCCGAGTCGGCCATGGTCCTGATGGAATGA
- a CDS encoding EVE domain-containing protein — protein sequence MAYWLLKSEPDCFAFGDLMAAEGRMTGWDGVRNFQARNYLRDSMKVGDGVLYYHSNANPPCIAGIAEVVEAGHPDPTAFDETADHYDPKSQLHAPTWFQVTIRGVRPAGRELGLPLLRTIPELAGMELLRKGSRLSVQVVRPEEWAAILGLIDAP from the coding sequence ATGGCATACTGGCTTCTGAAGTCCGAGCCCGACTGCTTCGCGTTCGGCGACCTGATGGCCGCCGAAGGTCGTATGACCGGCTGGGACGGCGTGCGGAACTTCCAGGCCCGTAACTACTTGCGAGACTCGATGAAGGTCGGCGACGGGGTGCTCTACTATCACTCCAACGCCAATCCCCCGTGCATTGCCGGGATCGCCGAGGTGGTCGAGGCCGGACACCCGGACCCGACCGCCTTCGACGAGACGGCCGACCACTACGACCCCAAGAGCCAACTGCACGCCCCCACCTGGTTCCAGGTGACCATCCGGGGCGTCCGCCCCGCGGGCCGCGAGCTGGGGCTGCCGCTGCTGCGAACCATCCCCGAGCTGGCCGGAATGGAGCTGCTCCGCAAGGGGAGCCGGCTGTCCGTGCAAGTCGTCAGGCCCGAGGAATGGGCCGCGATCCTCGGGCTGATCGACGCCCCTTGA
- a CDS encoding VOC family protein produces MAKMEHFALFAADLAALRDFYVEAFGLKVIVDNSKAPTPGYFLADDGGGALEIIGRPAGEKGADTRYVCHVAFLVDDVAKVRASLEARGIAFETGTEVDNAEMKTVFFRDPEGNRTQIVSRSAPLGS; encoded by the coding sequence ATGGCCAAGATGGAACACTTCGCCCTGTTCGCCGCCGACCTGGCCGCGCTCAGGGACTTCTACGTCGAGGCCTTCGGCTTGAAGGTCATCGTCGACAACAGCAAGGCGCCGACCCCCGGTTACTTCCTGGCCGACGACGGCGGCGGGGCCCTGGAGATCATCGGCCGGCCGGCCGGCGAGAAGGGGGCCGACACTCGCTATGTCTGCCACGTCGCGTTCCTGGTCGACGACGTCGCCAAGGTCCGCGCCTCGCTCGAGGCCCGGGGCATCGCGTTCGAGACCGGCACCGAGGTGGACAATGCGGAGATGAAGACCGTCTTCTTCCGCGATCCCGAGGGCAACCGCACCCAGATCGTCTCGCGATCGGCGCCCCTGGGAAGCTAG
- a CDS encoding response regulator, translating into MVRVLIVDDVADNVALIAAELEDEGFEILEAFDGRRAIEIARASEPDVILMDICMPVLDGIEACRVLKLDPATAAIPVILVSALGGEEDVLRGLAVGAHDYVIKPISGPIVVARVRAALRVKAARDDAEALVRSRTAELRATNEQLRVSEARFRHLIEAIPSMVWSCTPEGSCYFLNRRWVDYTGVAEDQHWGDRWAQAIHVDDRDRATSLWREAVAKRSSYDLEYRLRGADGTYRWFKTRGIGILDDGGNITQWMGTCTDIDEQVRSEETLRRAHDAQDLRIRESTAELHAAKAVLELEIVEREKAERESQERRHFVERLAEANPSILYVYDLVKHRNTWVNERIATVLGYTPAEINAMDEHELGRLGHPDEPAMTAVADDGPSRYALLKEGQVFEREFRIRHRNGTWIWLRSRELPFKRDEAGNPTQILGAAEDITESKQARDTFRVLFERSSDAHLLIHEVDGIIDCNEAAVRMCRLRDKSEFLGIHPVQFSPEYQPDGRLSTEKGVEMQEIARREGRHRFDWIHRRADGTPFPCEVSLTPVEVAGRSLLLVVWHDLTERAEAEQAVRDSEERLRAVLDAVADGIVTIDEDGAIESANTAASRIFGYDRSEMVAQDVTLLMPHWGEGRPSGPEDESRDIDPSRGADGGGETLGRRKSGSLFPVEIALSALHVQGKRLYTGIIRDISTRKQADAELRQAKEVAEAATRAKGEFLANMSHEIRTPMNGIIGMTELALGTELAPRQREYLGLVKTSAESLLTVINDILDFSKIEAGKLELDEAPFGLRGAIEDILRVLALRAHARGLELACRIAPEVPDRLVGDVNRLRQVILNLVGNALKFTERGEVLVSVGATGQTGPGGGKVTLHVRVVDTGVGIEQAALTRIFEPFEQADGSTTRRFGGTGLGLTISSQVVSLMGGTIWAESEPGIGSTFHFTAVLKAPAHLEQDDDLTDRAAFDRLAGTSVLIVDDNETNRCVLEEIVYAWGIRPVSVDSAESALAALLEASLLGRPFDAALIDSMMPGIDGAGLARLIRSAPEVACIPLVMLTSAGIGRDEPALRGLGIVSCLTKPIARDDLRRALLEALGTAGNRESAPVPEPESEVIAAIEGPPLRRGLRILLAEDNPVNQVVASRMLEKLGHSVVLASDGRSAINALRLGGFSLALIDIQMPLMDGLEAIAAVRAGERGTGHRLPAIALTAHAMKGDRERCLAAGFDGYLPKPVRKDELIRALEELAATPALAGG; encoded by the coding sequence ATGGTCCGGGTGCTGATTGTCGACGATGTGGCCGACAATGTCGCCCTGATTGCGGCGGAACTCGAGGACGAGGGCTTCGAGATCCTCGAGGCCTTCGACGGCCGGCGCGCCATCGAGATCGCCCGGGCGAGCGAGCCCGACGTCATCCTGATGGACATCTGCATGCCGGTGCTCGACGGGATCGAGGCCTGCCGGGTCCTGAAGCTGGACCCGGCCACGGCCGCGATCCCGGTGATCCTCGTCTCGGCGCTGGGGGGCGAGGAGGACGTGCTGCGCGGGCTGGCCGTGGGGGCTCACGACTATGTGATCAAGCCGATCAGCGGCCCGATCGTGGTGGCCCGAGTGCGCGCGGCGCTGAGGGTGAAGGCCGCGCGCGACGATGCCGAGGCCCTGGTGCGCAGCCGCACCGCCGAGCTACGCGCGACGAACGAGCAACTCCGCGTGAGCGAGGCCCGGTTCCGCCACCTCATCGAGGCGATTCCCTCGATGGTCTGGAGCTGCACGCCCGAGGGGAGCTGCTACTTCCTCAATCGCCGGTGGGTCGACTACACCGGCGTCGCCGAGGACCAGCACTGGGGCGATCGCTGGGCCCAGGCCATTCACGTCGACGATCGCGATCGGGCGACGTCGCTCTGGCGGGAGGCGGTGGCCAAGCGGAGCAGCTACGACCTGGAATACCGGCTGCGGGGGGCCGACGGGACCTATCGCTGGTTCAAGACCCGAGGGATCGGCATCCTCGACGACGGGGGCAACATCACGCAATGGATGGGCACCTGCACCGACATCGATGAGCAGGTGAGATCCGAGGAGACGCTGCGGCGTGCCCACGACGCCCAGGATCTACGCATCCGCGAGAGCACCGCCGAGCTTCACGCCGCCAAGGCCGTGCTCGAGCTGGAGATCGTCGAGCGTGAGAAGGCCGAGCGCGAGAGCCAGGAGCGTCGCCACTTCGTCGAGCGGCTGGCCGAGGCCAACCCATCGATCCTCTACGTCTACGACCTCGTCAAGCACCGCAACACCTGGGTCAACGAGCGGATCGCCACGGTCCTCGGCTATACCCCCGCCGAGATCAACGCGATGGACGAGCACGAGCTCGGACGCCTGGGCCACCCCGACGAGCCCGCGATGACGGCCGTCGCGGACGACGGGCCGAGCCGATACGCCCTGCTGAAGGAAGGACAGGTCTTCGAGCGGGAATTCCGCATCAGGCACCGCAACGGCACCTGGATCTGGCTGAGGTCCCGCGAGCTGCCCTTCAAGCGCGACGAGGCGGGCAACCCGACTCAGATCCTGGGGGCGGCCGAGGACATCACCGAGAGCAAGCAGGCCCGGGACACCTTCCGCGTCCTGTTCGAACGGTCATCGGACGCCCACCTCCTGATCCACGAGGTCGACGGCATCATCGACTGCAACGAGGCGGCCGTCCGGATGTGCCGGCTTCGAGACAAGTCCGAGTTCCTCGGCATCCATCCCGTGCAATTCTCGCCCGAGTACCAGCCCGACGGCCGCCTCTCGACCGAGAAGGGGGTCGAGATGCAGGAGATCGCCAGGCGCGAGGGCCGCCACCGCTTCGATTGGATCCATCGCCGGGCCGACGGCACTCCCTTCCCGTGCGAGGTCTCACTCACCCCCGTCGAGGTCGCGGGCCGCTCGCTGCTGCTGGTCGTCTGGCACGACCTGACCGAGCGGGCCGAGGCCGAGCAGGCGGTGCGCGACAGCGAGGAGCGGCTGCGGGCCGTGCTCGACGCGGTCGCCGACGGCATTGTCACCATCGACGAGGACGGTGCGATCGAGAGCGCCAACACGGCGGCCTCGCGCATCTTCGGCTACGACCGGTCGGAGATGGTCGCGCAGGACGTCACCCTGCTCATGCCCCACTGGGGCGAGGGCCGGCCGAGCGGGCCCGAGGACGAGTCCCGCGACATCGACCCCAGCCGAGGTGCCGACGGCGGGGGCGAGACCCTGGGCCGTCGCAAGTCGGGCAGCCTCTTCCCCGTCGAGATTGCCCTCAGCGCCCTGCACGTGCAGGGCAAGCGGCTGTACACGGGCATCATCCGCGACATCTCCACGCGCAAGCAGGCCGATGCCGAGCTGCGCCAGGCCAAGGAGGTCGCCGAGGCCGCGACTCGGGCCAAGGGGGAGTTCCTGGCCAACATGAGCCACGAGATCCGCACCCCCATGAATGGCATCATCGGCATGACCGAGCTGGCCCTGGGCACCGAGCTCGCCCCACGCCAGCGTGAGTATCTCGGCCTGGTGAAGACCTCCGCGGAATCGCTCCTGACGGTGATCAACGACATCCTCGATTTCTCCAAGATCGAGGCCGGCAAGCTCGAGCTGGACGAGGCCCCATTCGGGCTGCGGGGGGCGATCGAGGATATCCTCCGGGTGCTCGCCCTGCGGGCGCACGCCAGGGGCCTGGAGCTGGCCTGTCGGATCGCCCCCGAGGTGCCCGACCGGTTGGTCGGCGACGTGAACCGGCTCCGCCAAGTGATCCTCAACCTGGTGGGCAATGCCCTGAAGTTCACCGAGCGCGGCGAGGTGCTCGTCTCGGTCGGGGCCACCGGGCAGACCGGCCCGGGCGGCGGCAAGGTCACGCTCCACGTCCGCGTGGTCGACACCGGTGTGGGGATCGAGCAGGCCGCGCTGACGCGCATCTTCGAGCCGTTCGAGCAGGCCGACGGCTCGACCACGCGGCGGTTCGGGGGCACGGGGCTGGGGCTGACCATCTCCTCCCAGGTCGTCTCGCTGATGGGCGGCACGATCTGGGCCGAGAGCGAGCCTGGCATCGGCAGCACCTTCCACTTCACCGCGGTGCTGAAAGCCCCGGCCCACCTCGAGCAGGACGACGACCTGACCGACCGTGCGGCCTTCGACCGCCTCGCCGGGACATCGGTGCTCATCGTCGACGACAACGAGACGAACCGGTGTGTGCTCGAGGAGATCGTCTATGCCTGGGGGATCCGGCCCGTGTCGGTCGATTCGGCCGAGTCGGCGTTGGCGGCCCTGCTCGAAGCCTCGCTCCTGGGGCGGCCGTTCGACGCCGCGCTGATCGACTCGATGATGCCGGGGATCGACGGGGCCGGGCTGGCCCGCCTCATCCGGTCGGCCCCGGAGGTCGCCTGCATCCCCCTCGTGATGCTGACTTCCGCGGGGATCGGCCGCGACGAGCCGGCCCTTCGTGGGCTGGGCATCGTCTCCTGCCTGACCAAGCCGATCGCACGCGACGACCTGCGCAGGGCGCTCCTCGAGGCGCTCGGGACGGCCGGGAACCGCGAGAGCGCGCCCGTGCCGGAACCGGAATCCGAGGTGATCGCCGCCATCGAGGGCCCGCCGTTGCGCCGGGGACTTCGCATCCTGCTGGCCGAGGACAATCCGGTCAACCAGGTGGTCGCCAGCAGGATGCTGGAGAAGCTGGGACACTCGGTGGTCCTCGCCAGCGACGGCCGTTCGGCCATCAACGCGCTGCGACTTGGCGGCTTCTCCCTGGCCCTGATCGACATCCAGATGCCGCTGATGGACGGGCTGGAGGCCATCGCCGCCGTGCGAGCGGGCGAGCGGGGGACCGGCCACCGCCTGCCGGCCATCGCCCTGACCGCGCACGCGATGAAGGGCGACCGCGAGCGCTGCCTCGCGGCGGGCTTCGACGGCTATCTGCCCAAGCCCGTCCGCAAGGATGAGCTGATCCGAGCCCTCGAGGAGCTCGCCGCGACACCCGCCCTCGCCGGCGGCTGA
- a CDS encoding response regulator — protein MSDRILVIEDNPDNQKLLAWLLEDEDHEFECHGTAEAGLEALRSRPFGLVLMDISLPGMDGCEATRRIRADPILRGTPVIAITAHAVKGETESILASGVTALVTKPIDEAVLLEAIRGLLGAN, from the coding sequence GTGAGCGACCGAATCCTGGTGATCGAGGACAATCCGGACAACCAGAAGCTGCTCGCCTGGCTCCTGGAGGACGAGGATCACGAGTTCGAGTGCCACGGGACCGCCGAGGCCGGCCTCGAGGCGTTGCGGTCCCGCCCCTTCGGGCTGGTGCTCATGGACATCTCGCTGCCCGGCATGGACGGCTGCGAGGCGACCCGGAGGATCCGCGCCGACCCGATCCTGCGCGGCACGCCCGTGATCGCCATCACGGCGCACGCGGTCAAGGGGGAGACGGAGTCGATCCTCGCCTCCGGGGTGACGGCACTGGTGACCAAGCCGATCGACGAGGCCGTGCTGCTCGAGGCAATCCGCGGACTTCTGGGGGCGAACTGA